In one window of Vanrija pseudolonga chromosome 5, complete sequence DNA:
- the PTR2_5 gene encoding Peptide transporter PTR2, with product MGVLDKKHSLEGETDTPHILVNAPGDVDPDTIPTEEELSTLRKVPAGMPLVVLALCLVEFAERASYYGSSGVFFSFIKNPLPAGGSGTGAVAKGPAGKNQKAGALGRGIVTANALTTTFTFLAYVVPIFGAILADTKLGRWRAIWIGTIIGAVAHILLVIPAIPSVILHPQGSLAAFIISILILAFAAGFIKPSLAPLLCDQLPVKRPTLKTLKSGERVVVDPEITLSRWLVIFYLCINIGGFFALATTYSERLVGFWLAFVLPAFIYILMPINLLWASNKLYKAPPQGSVVLEAFSVVKVLLSNGGWRQWKKGDDWWNRAKPSYLLQRGDVDASKVFWDDTFVDEIRTAVKACTVFILVPIFNLADGGIGNQMGAMSNGMVLNNVPSDISSNFNPLAIIIFSPILTYGIYPFFIWLKRPIAPMTRMSIGFLLSTIGCIVAAIIQDRIYKTSPCGKYASSCKEVSKINLWWQMVPIVVPAVGELFVNVTAYEIAYTQSPARMKGLIYALFLFATAISSAISLALSDVIDDPNLVWPWVALAIASFLAALVFPTYFRHLNHTTAKFADPSRQEGHDQTTNFQADRLYDQSRAVSGGHGHDVESKRDNDRY from the exons ATGGGCGTCCTCGATAAGAAGCATTCGCTCGAAGGCGAGACCGACACGCCGCACATCCTCGTCAACGCTCCCGGCGATGTGGACCCCGACACCATCccgaccgaggaggagctgagCACGCTGCGCAAGGTGCCGGCGGGCATGCC gctcgtcgtcctcgccctctgcCTTGTCGAGtttgccgagcgcgcgtccTACTACGGCTCCTCGGGCGTCTTCTTCAGCTTTATCAAGAACCCGCTCCCCGCAGGAGGGAGCGGTACCGGCGCCGTGGCAAAGGGCCCGGCCGGCAAGAACCAGAAGgcgggcgcgctcggccgcggcaTCGTGACCGCCAACGCGCTCACCACGACGTTTACCTTCCTCGCTTACGTCGTGCCCATCTTTGGCGCGATTCTCGCCGACACCAAGCTCGGCCGCTGGCGCGCCATCTGGATCGGCACGATCattggcgccgtggcgcatATCCTCCTTGTCATCCCTGCCATCCCCAGCGTCATCCTGCACCCCCagggctcgctcgcggcgttCATCATCTCGATTCTTATCCTTGCGTTCGCAGCCGGATTTATCAAGCCCTCGCTTGCGCCCCTGCTCTGCGATCAGCTTCCCGTGAAGCGGCCGACgctcaagacgctcaagagcggcgagcgcgtcgtcgtcgaccccgagatcACGCTCTCTCGCTGGCTCGTCATTTTCTACCTCTGCATCAACATTGGTGGCTTCTTTGCCCTTGCCACGACGTACTCTGAGCGTCTGGTGGGCTTCTGGCTCGCATTCGTCCTCCCCGCCTTCATCTACATCCTCATGCCGATCAACCTCCTCTGGGCGTCCAACAAGCTGTAcaaggcgccgccgcagggctcggtcgtcctcgaggcgtTTAGTGTCGTCAAAGTGCTGCTTTCTAACGGCGGTTGGCGCCAGTGGAAGAAGGGAGACGACTGGTGGAACCGCGCCAAGCCGAGCTACCTCCTCCAgcgtggcgacgtcgacgcctcAAAGGTCTTCTGGGACGACACCTTCGTCGACGAGATCCGCACGGCAGTGAAGGCGTGCACGGTATTTATCCTCGTGCCCATCTTCA ACCTTGCGGACGGTGGTATTGGTAACCAGATGGGTGCCATGTCCAACGGCATGGTCCTCAACAACGTGCCGTCTGACATTTCGAGCAACTTCAACCCCCTTGCGA TCATCATCTTCTCCCCGATCCTGACGTACGGCATCTACCCCTTCTTCATCTGGCTCAAGCGGCCCATCGCGCCGATGACGCGCATGTCGAtcggcttcctcctctccACGATCGGCTGtatcgtcgccgccatcatcCAGGACCGGATCTACAAGACGTCCCCTTGCGGCAAGTACGCGTCTAGCTGCAAAGAAGTCTCCAAGATCAACCTCTGGTGGCAGATGGTGCCGATTGTCGtgcccgccgtcggcgagctgttCGTCAACGTGACGGCGTACGAGATCGCGTACACCcagtcgccggcgcgcatGAAGGGCCTGATCTACGCGCTGTTCCTCTTCGCGACGGCCATCTCGAGCGCCATCTCCCTCGCCCTGTCGGACGTCATCGACGACCCCAACCTCGTCTGGCCGtgggtcgcgctcgccatcgcgtccttcctcgccgcgctcgtcttCCCCACCTACTTCCGCCACCTCAACCACACGACGGCCAAGTTTGCTGACCCGAGCCGCCAGGAGGGCCACGACCAGACCACCAACTTCCAGGCCGACCGACTGTACGACCAGAGCCGCGCCGTATctggcggccacggccacgacgtcgagagCAAGCGCGACAATGATAGGTACTAG
- the ABCF3 gene encoding ABC transporter F family member 3, which produces MTTTAITLDAIVAAAPAEVREILEEDEDTRAYLSTALQGKTGDDAKRAVAPFLGLGARELDALFARLTVGDSASAATTPADTPADTPKRGTSPTKKGRKVKEAKTVPAGPVIQAYSQQSRFHNETLSTLSKDVDLKGVNVSIGDRELLEDSRLWFKAGTHYGLVGRNGAGKSTLLNVIGDKSLVGFPENIRTLYVQQLDVLDTAQSVLDAVLAADGDRLKRLHDVGAIEEATASGDATALHAAIEGYITRIAHENIFLAQKTATLRSGTRGKKARGVALKAEQSMVKEVRDELYGAGDAAPDAEVAAKVLEKLYAELDATDAHSAEARARAILGGLDVTEAMQDGPVSALSGGWRMRVAIAKAMFVQPDVLLLDECTNHLDLAAIAWLQEYLKSLDDITIVCVSHDRDFLNAISEEIIRLKERKLTYHPGNYDEYEQTEDELRKKRERQHEALERRKEHVKKSIEGFVKHAQRTQDSKVLSQVASRNKKLERMAGIDKTEDGKRFKVSYWAGFHSTLRPEIELLQVEKEVDFKIPNPEPLRASGPLINLAGVSFSYPGKKRRVLKNISLSIMPSDHIALLGLNGCGKSTLVQILEGGLTPTHGTVERQPRLRIGHYTQHFVDELSGVAEPALALLMTRAVAFHAEFGLDPPKEGDLRRWLGSFQVSGDLATRPVHTLSGGQRARLAMALMLYDQPHMLLLDEITNHLDMYTVQGLVTALTEYEGTVVLVTHDRHFVREVADDVYVLDGGRLTHLEGGVDEYVAQFE; this is translated from the exons atgaccaccaccgccatcaCCCTCGACGCGATCGTCGCCGCAGCCCCGGCTGAAGTCCGTGAGATCCtagaagaggacgaggacacgcGTGCATACCTCTCCACCGCGCTGCAGGGCAAGACGGGAGACGAtgccaagcgcgccgtcgcgccgtttctcgggctgggcgcgagggagctcgacgcgctgttCGCCAGGCTGACAGTgggcgactcggcctcggctgccACCACGCCTGCCGACACACCGGCCGATACGCCGAAGCGAggcacctcgcccaccaaGAAGGGGCGCAAGGTGAAAGAGGCCAAGACTGTCCCCGCGGGTCCAGTGATCCAGGCCTACTCCCAGCAGTCGCGGTTCCACAACGAGACCCTCTCAACGCTCAGcaaggacgtcgacctcAAAGGCGTCAATGTGTCCATTGGTgaccgcgagctcctcgaagACTCGCGCCTGTGGTTCAAGGCAGGGACGCACTACGGCCTCGTGGGGCGTaacggcgccggcaagtCGACCTTGCTCAATGT GATCGGCGACAAGTCCCTCGTCGGGTTCCCGGAGAACATCCGCACGCTCTACGTCCAGCAACTGGACGtgctcgacacggcgcaATCGGTACTCGACGCGGTCCTCGCGGCGGATGGCGACCGGCTGAAGCGGCTGCACGACGTCGGGGCGATCGAagaggcgacggcgtcgggcgaTGCCACCGCACTGCACGCAGCTATCGAGGGCTATATCACCAGAATAGCGCACGAGAACATCTTCCTGGCGCAGAAGACGGCGACGCTGCGCTCCGGCACGCGTGGGAAGAAGGCGCGCGGAgtcgcgctcaaggccgagcagaGTATGGTCAAGGAGGTGCGGGACGAGCTCtacggcgctggcgacgccgcccccgacgccgaggtggccgccaaggtgctcgagaAGCTGTATGCtgagctcgacgcgacaGACGCACACTCGGCCGAGgcacgcgcccgcgccatcctcggcgggctcgacgTCACCGAGGCGATGCAGGACGGGCCGGTAAGCGCGCTGTCGGGCGGTTGGCGCATGCGCGTGGCCATCGCCAAGGCCATGTTTGTGCAGCCTGACGTgttgctgctcgacgagtgcacgaaccacctcgacctggcGGCGATTGCCTGGCTGCAGGAGTACCTCAAGAGCCTGGACGACATCACCATTGTGTGCGTGTCGCACGACCGCGACTTCTTGAACGCCATCTCGGAGGAGATCATCCGGCTCAAGGAACGCAAGCTCACATACCACCCCGGCAACTATGACGAGTACGAGcagaccgaggacgagctgcgcaagaagcgcgagcggcagcaCGAGGCACTCGAGCGGCGCAAGGAGCACGTCAAGAAGTCGATCGAGGGGTTCGTCAAGCATGCGCAGCGGACACAGGACTCGAAGGTGCTCAGCCAGGTCGCGTCGCGAAAcaagaagctcgagcgcaTGGCGGGCATCGACAAGACGGAAGACGGCAAGCGGTTCAAGGTGTCGTACTGGGCTGGTTTCCACAGCACGCTGCGGCCCGAGatcgagctgctgcaggtTGAGAAGGAGGTTGATTTCAAGATCCCCAACCCCGAGCCTCTGCGGGCGTCAGGCCCGCTCATCAACCTCGCGGGCGTGTCCTTCTCGTACCCTGGCAAGAAGCGGCGCGTGCTCAAGAACATCAGCTTGTCCATCATGCCCAGCGACCACAttgcgctgctcggcctgaATGGATGCGGCAAGTCGACGCTGGTACAGATCCTTGAGGGGGGTCTGACACCGACGCACGGGACTGTCGAGCGGCAGCCGCGCCTAAGGATCGGGCACTACACGCAGCActttgtcgacgagctgagcGGCGTAGCCGAGCCAGCACTCGCGCTGCTCATGACCCGCGCCGTGGCGTTCCACGCCGAGTTTGGCCTCGACCCGCCAAAGGAGGGCGACCTGCGCCGCTGGCTCGGCAGCTTCCAGGTCTCGGGCGACCTGGCGACGCGGCCGGTCCACACGCTCAGCGGTGGGCAAcgtgcgcgcctcgccaTGGCGCTCATGCTGTACGACCAGCCGCacatgctgctgcttgacGAGATCACCAACCATCTCGACATGTACACTGTTCAAGGGCTGGTGACTGCGCTCACAGAGTACGAGGGGACAGTGGTGCTGGTCACGCACGACCGGCACTttgtgcgcgaggtcgcggacGACGTGTACGTCCTCGACGGGGGGCGTCTGACGCatctcgagggcggcgtggacgagTACGTCGCGCAGTTTGAGTAG
- the PA2418_1 gene encoding Putative quercetin 2,3-dioxygenase → MASKRLGTVLPLGGQPWRGVGPFVYANHHVDRYPVGNKHLGPDPALLKGRKVGDDFHDASKSGWNMYMATGPVPGFPAHPHRGFETISIVRQGIIDHADSTGAGARYGPGDVQWVTAGSGVRHSEMFPLLNQDKPNTAELYQLWLNLPKKTKWSPPEFTMQWAEEVPKVTHNDGGKTVVTIVAGEYGGKKALAAPRASWASDPDSDLAIFLFEMEAGANVVLPPPVGADTKRLLYVHGDGAKVRIGADDVATEHGFEPASNTAPLPIHAETPSKILVLQAREIDEPIVIKGPFVMNTQDEIAQAYKDYKANHFGWDERWKSTSPNWGPTETRFANYGDGVRTRPPSA, encoded by the exons ATGGCATCGAAACGCCTCGGAACtgtcctccccctcggcggccagccgtggcgcggcgtcggccccTTCGTGTACGCAAACCACCACGTCGACCGCTACCCCGTCGGCAACAAGCACCTCGGGCCCGACCCGGCCCTGCTAAAGGGccgcaaggtcggcgacgatTTCCACGACGCAAGCAAGTCGGGGTGGAACATGTACATGGCGACGGGGCCGGTTCC CGGCTTCCCGGCACACCCTCACCGCGGCTTTGAAACCATCTCCATT GTCCGCCAAGGCATCATCGACCACGCCGACTCGACTGGCGCTGGGGCACGCTACGGGCCCGGTGACGTGCAGTGGGTGACggctggcagcggcgtgcggcaCTCGGAGATGTTCCCGCTGCTCAACCAGGATAAGCCCAACACTGCCGAGCT GTATCAGCTCTGGCTCAACCTGCCGAAGAAGACCAAATGGTCCCCGCCCGAGTTCACGATGCAGtgggccgaggaggtgccGAAAGTCACCCacaacgacggcggcaagacggtcGTGACGATCGTGGCCGGCGAGTACGGGGGCAagaaggcgctcgcggcgccgcgagcaaGCTGGGCCTCAGATCCCGACTCGGACCTCGCCATCTTCCTGTTCGAGATGGAGGCGGGCGCGAACGTGGTcctcccgccgccggtcGGGGCAGACACCAAGCGCCTGCTGTACGTGCACGGCGATGGGGCCAAGGTGCGTatcggcgcggacgacgtGGCCACCGAGCACGGGTTCGAGCCGGCGTCCAACACGGCCCCGCTGCCTATCCACGCCGAAACACCCTCCAAGATTCTCGTGCTGCAGGCCCGCGAGATCGACGAGCCCATAGTCATCAAGGGCCCGTTCGTCATGAACACGCAGGACGAGATCGCGCAAGCGTACAAGGACTACAAGGCGAACCATTTCGGCTGGGACGAGCGCTGGAAGTCGACAAGCCCAAACTGGGGCCCGACCGAGACGCGCTTTGCCAACTATGGCGATGGCGTCAGgacgcgcccgccgtcggcgtag
- the SPAC1002.16c_4 gene encoding putative transporterc, with protein sequence MASYDYKEDKQYIDNSSPHVGAGKFAGDVTEGSVSDSEAQDVNIKKLIRKVDIRLVPWLALLYLLSFLDRSNIGNANLFGLSKHLGLSSTQYGACLAIFFGFYVLFEVPSNMVMKAWRPSMWLPIIMLAWGIVMIGMGFVQNFVGLFVTRIFLGITEAGLFPGVSFYLTQWYRRFEISMRIALFFSAATAAGAFGGLLARLINLMDGTAGYEGWRWIFILEGILTVVVAVISFWMLHDYPDTAKFLTETERHVLQTRLRLDNDGCSHEYKTKFIWDAFTDWKVWAFSIMFHGTLTPLYTFSLFSPTLVAALGYTAARAQLMSVPPYVAAAFCTIFSGYISDKLQRRGLVTIIFALIAALGYILLLVNVNNGANYAGLFFAACGVYPLIPVVVAWGSNNCGGSLKKGVATAIIVSFGNLGGIISSFIYPKEDGPRYIKGHAVCLGYCGIVIVMAVIMWWYCAQANAKKAARNAARDHPWTDAEKKTFEDDGDHVDWFVYAI encoded by the exons ATGGCTTCATACGACTACAAGGAGGACAAGCAGTACATCGACAACAGCAGCCCCCATGTCGGCGCAGGCAAGTTTGCCGGCGACGTGACCGAGGGCTCCGTCAGCGACTCGGAGGCGCAGGACGTCAACATCAAGAAGCTGATCCGCAAGGT CGACATCCGTCTCGTGCCATGGCTCGCTCTTCTCTACCTGCTTTCTTTCCTCGACCGCTCCAACATTGGTAACGCCAACTTGTTCGGCCTGTCCAAGCACCTGGGCCTCTCGTCGACCCAGTATGGCGCGTGTCTCGCCATCTTCTTCGGCTTCTACGTCCTATTCGAGGTCCCCTCCAACATGGTCATGAAGGCCTGGCGCCCGTCCATGTGGCTCCCTATCATCATGCTCGCCTGGGGTATTGTCATGATCG GTATGGGCTTTGTGCAGAACTTTGTCGGCCTTTTCGTCACCCGTATCTTCCTTGGCATCACCGAGGCCGGTCTTTTCCCCGGTGTCTCCTTCTACCTCACCCAGTGGTACCGCCGCTTTGAGATCTCGATGCGTATCGCtctcttcttctcggccgccaccgctgccggTGCCTTCGGTGGTCTGCTCGCCCGTCTGATCAACCTCATGGACGGCACCGCCGGCTACGAgggctggcgctggatcTTCATCCTCGAGGGTAtcctcaccgtcgtcgtcgccgtcatctCCTTCTGGATGCTCCACGACTACCCCGACACTGCCAAGTTCCTCACCGAGACCGAGCGCCACGTCCTCCAGACCCGTCTCcgcctcgacaacgacggctGCAGCCACGAGTACAAGACCAAGTTCATCTGGGACGCCTTCACCGACTGGAAGGTTTGGGCCTTCTCCATCATGTTCCACGGCACTCTTACGCCTCTCTACACCTTCTCCCTCTTCTCGCCCACCCTGGTCGCTGCTCTCGGCTACACTGCTGCCCGCGCTCAGCTCATGTCGGTCCCTCCCTacgtcgccgctgccttcTGCACCATCTTCTCCGGCTACATCTCGGACAAGCTCCAGCGCCGTGGTCTCGTGACCATCATCTTTgccctcatcgccgccctcggctacatcctcctcctcgtgaACGTCAACAACGGTGCCAACTACGCCGGTCTCTTCTTCGCCGCCTGCGGTGTCTACCCCCTcatccccgtcgtcgtcgcctggggCTCCAACAACTGCGGTGGTTCGCTCAAGAAGGGTGTCGCCACTGCCATCATTGTCTCGTTCGGTAACCTCGGTGGTATCATCTCGTCGTTCATCTACCCCAAGGAGGACGGTCCCCGCTACATCAAGGGCCACGCCGTCTGCCTTGGCTACTGCGGCATCGTCATTGTCATGGCTGTCATCATGTGGTGGTACTGCGCTCAGGCCAACGCCAAGAAGGCTGCCCGCAACGCTGCCCGCGACCACCCCtggaccgacgccgagaagaagacgtttgaggacgacggcgaccacgTCGACTGGTTCGTGTACGCGATTTAG